The proteins below come from a single Acaryochloris sp. CCMEE 5410 genomic window:
- a CDS encoding FAD-dependent oxidoreductase — protein sequence MSKTGNGILEAHFFLRPAADQELTTPILIVGGSTAAYAATLGALQAGAKVCLVQPQLVLGGQFTAQGLPASDDGKLLMPYELISPDQRDPNQLKDSEYFALSRSQRQFRQCQRQHQPVAHQILQNPGGSWVSHLSVTPTVAADCFNTAIRPFLEQGLLTLIPWSIPIRVLKEESPRRILGVQFKDKQTHHQFTVRAKLTIEATDLGELLELGKIPSRVGQESRSQTQEAALPEDPRPECQQAITFCVVVERSSKSPPPLPAPSGYDHQPWLQSCDFTDEFWIHQPDRWQKHDFYDPDGMFRYRRLYRSQNSDNVQPGDITVLNWATSPLGVNGGPPDPSAPLGCGNDYPFGCLLGVSPEQRQEQVIRARDRTQAYIHYLQTQGHPELKPRGDLTWTEDGIALEPYIREARRGIALTTIRHEDVATKFFPNQARARTFTDSVGIGQYHYLDVHPNHAQGHVELGDGHDALPFTLPLSALIPIDTLGLILSAKSIGTTHITNAAYRMHPMEWAIGEAGGHLAAFAITNGVAVQDITQQPALGRAFQAHLTHQGIPIVWLNDVSHEDPDFAAIQVLTTTGILPLQNLQTLNFMPEQSIIWGRFRNALTQVWQWSLESNNSSLSNLASTESASSSAQDRLVGQNNLDRFQFDLEQPITWSQCQQLLEQLSLVPANFKVSWADNQPITNRIAAQIVLQLWTSTSDL from the coding sequence ATGAGTAAGACGGGTAATGGCATTCTTGAAGCGCATTTTTTCCTTCGGCCCGCCGCTGACCAGGAATTAACCACCCCCATCCTGATTGTGGGGGGATCGACAGCAGCCTATGCCGCCACCTTAGGTGCATTGCAAGCCGGAGCAAAGGTATGTTTAGTGCAGCCTCAGCTCGTCTTAGGGGGGCAGTTCACTGCCCAAGGGTTACCAGCCTCTGATGATGGCAAGTTATTGATGCCCTATGAGCTTATTTCACCGGATCAACGAGATCCAAATCAACTCAAGGATAGTGAGTACTTTGCATTGTCGCGATCGCAACGACAATTCCGGCAATGCCAACGTCAGCATCAACCCGTTGCCCACCAAATTCTTCAGAACCCTGGCGGTAGCTGGGTGAGTCACCTATCGGTCACGCCAACCGTCGCTGCAGACTGCTTCAATACAGCGATTCGGCCCTTTTTAGAACAGGGATTATTAACGCTTATCCCTTGGTCTATACCAATACGGGTATTGAAGGAAGAATCACCCCGCCGCATCCTAGGTGTTCAATTCAAGGATAAACAGACCCATCATCAATTCACGGTTAGGGCGAAACTCACCATTGAAGCTACGGATCTAGGAGAGCTGCTGGAACTGGGAAAGATACCCTCCCGGGTGGGGCAAGAATCTCGTTCCCAAACCCAGGAAGCCGCATTGCCTGAAGACCCTCGCCCTGAATGCCAACAGGCCATCACCTTTTGCGTTGTAGTTGAGCGGAGTTCCAAAAGTCCACCACCCCTGCCAGCACCATCAGGGTATGACCATCAACCCTGGCTGCAATCTTGTGACTTCACTGATGAGTTTTGGATCCACCAGCCCGATCGATGGCAAAAACATGACTTCTACGATCCAGACGGTATGTTTCGGTATCGTCGGCTGTATCGTAGCCAGAATAGTGATAATGTTCAGCCCGGAGATATCACCGTTCTTAACTGGGCAACCAGTCCACTAGGGGTTAATGGTGGACCGCCAGATCCTTCAGCCCCACTGGGGTGTGGCAATGATTATCCCTTTGGTTGCCTCCTTGGTGTCAGTCCAGAGCAACGACAAGAACAAGTGATACGGGCGCGCGATCGCACCCAAGCCTATATCCACTATCTGCAAACCCAAGGTCATCCCGAACTGAAACCGAGGGGCGATTTAACCTGGACCGAGGATGGCATTGCCCTAGAACCCTATATCCGAGAAGCCCGCCGCGGCATTGCCCTCACCACCATTCGCCATGAAGATGTGGCTACTAAATTTTTTCCCAATCAAGCTCGGGCTCGGACTTTTACCGACAGTGTGGGCATCGGTCAATACCATTACTTAGATGTTCACCCCAACCATGCCCAAGGCCATGTAGAGCTAGGCGATGGTCACGATGCCTTGCCGTTCACTCTACCCTTATCGGCCTTAATCCCCATAGATACCTTAGGGCTGATTTTATCGGCCAAAAGTATCGGCACCACTCACATCACCAATGCGGCTTATCGTATGCATCCCATGGAATGGGCTATTGGTGAAGCTGGAGGGCATTTAGCCGCCTTTGCAATCACAAACGGTGTGGCCGTGCAAGACATCACACAACAGCCAGCACTGGGAAGGGCGTTCCAAGCCCATCTCACCCATCAGGGAATTCCTATTGTTTGGTTAAACGACGTCAGTCATGAGGATCCGGACTTTGCTGCGATTCAAGTGTTAACCACCACCGGAATCCTCCCGCTCCAGAACCTGCAAACCTTAAATTTTATGCCCGAGCAATCTATCATCTGGGGTCGATTTCGGAACGCCTTAACACAGGTATGGCAATGGTCCCTTGAATCTAACAACTCGTCCTTATCAAATCTTGCTTCTACAGAATCAGCCTCCTCTTCTGCCCAAGATCGACTGGTAGGGCAGAACAATCTAGACCGTTTTCAATTCGACCTTGAACAACCCATCACCTGGAGCCAATGCCAGCAGTTACTGGAGCAGCTATCTCTAGTACCAGCAAACTTTAAGGTTTCATGGGCTGATAACCAACCGATAACCAACCGTATCGCTGCCCAGATTGTGTTGCAACTGTGGACGTCTACCTCCGACCTTTAA
- the nuoL gene encoding NADH-quinone oxidoreductase subunit L, producing the protein MTDFAYLIPLFPLIAFAINLFFGHRLGSFSGWISVLTSVASSAIALPAAWAVAQGGQYSHEWLWLTLGNYDLNFGYLLDPLSATLLFVVTVIGTLIQVYSIGYMHGEKYYHRFFAYVSLFMAAMLTLVIANNYVQYFMAWEVMGLCSYLLIGFYFHKDSAANASRKAFLTTRVGDVGLFLGIMTLFVTGGTLSFVDLPNAVETGAPLLWLAAPLIFCGTVGKSAQFPLHVWLPDAMEGPTPVSALIHAATMVAAGVYLVARSFVLFTSFPMVMPWVMGIGTLTAFMAAYIALTATDIKKVLAFSTISQLGYMVTAMGLGGMTAGTFHLMTHAFFKALLFLGAGSVIHGAHEQDIRQLGGLFGKMKHTGATFVIASLAIAGVPPLSGFWSKDEILLEAYQEGHFVVYGVLLLTAFMTAFYMFRLVFMTFFGKARNPEIHAHESPALMTVPLWCLAIGAIFVGIPGSPFMNNWFQTFLTGEHHAAAIDWMVMGASIAAGVLGIGLAAVLYLAKPQWPVAIANTFRPLYLLSINQFWIDDIYSVLILNPFQAFGEFLFGFDRLVIDGLVNSSATAMQKMSQIQLWIDRNIVDGLVNLTGRGTVIGGDILKLFQTGSTQFYLLITCVSVLAFLSVELTSGFQELPLLREELYGISSFILDNIFPARWGGHNPFAP; encoded by the coding sequence ATGACTGATTTTGCATACCTAATACCCTTATTTCCCCTGATTGCGTTTGCAATCAATCTTTTCTTTGGTCATCGTTTAGGTAGTTTCTCTGGATGGATTTCAGTCCTGACAAGTGTTGCCTCTTCGGCCATTGCTTTACCGGCAGCTTGGGCAGTCGCCCAGGGTGGCCAGTACTCCCATGAGTGGCTGTGGTTGACCTTAGGAAATTACGACCTCAATTTTGGTTATTTACTGGATCCCCTCTCAGCCACCTTGCTGTTTGTGGTGACGGTGATTGGTACCCTAATTCAGGTCTATTCCATTGGCTATATGCATGGTGAGAAATACTATCACCGGTTTTTTGCCTATGTGTCCCTGTTCATGGCGGCCATGCTCACCTTGGTCATTGCCAATAACTATGTGCAGTACTTTATGGCTTGGGAAGTCATGGGTCTCTGCTCTTATTTACTGATTGGTTTTTACTTCCACAAGGATTCAGCAGCGAATGCCTCTCGGAAAGCCTTTTTAACCACCCGTGTGGGGGATGTGGGCTTATTCCTCGGCATTATGACCCTGTTTGTGACTGGCGGTACCCTCAGCTTTGTGGATCTGCCCAATGCAGTAGAAACGGGTGCTCCGTTGCTGTGGCTGGCAGCTCCCCTGATTTTCTGTGGAACCGTTGGTAAGTCGGCTCAATTTCCCTTGCACGTCTGGTTGCCAGACGCCATGGAAGGTCCGACGCCAGTGAGTGCCCTGATTCATGCGGCAACAATGGTGGCGGCAGGGGTGTATCTGGTGGCTCGTTCCTTCGTGCTATTTACCAGCTTCCCCATGGTGATGCCCTGGGTGATGGGGATCGGCACCTTGACCGCGTTTATGGCGGCCTATATTGCTTTAACTGCGACAGATATCAAGAAAGTCCTGGCCTTTTCCACGATTTCCCAGTTGGGTTACATGGTGACAGCCATGGGCTTAGGCGGTATGACCGCAGGCACCTTTCACCTGATGACCCATGCATTCTTTAAGGCCTTGCTCTTTCTTGGTGCAGGCAGCGTTATTCACGGGGCCCATGAACAGGATATCCGTCAATTAGGCGGCCTGTTCGGCAAGATGAAGCATACGGGAGCCACCTTTGTGATTGCGTCCCTGGCGATTGCGGGTGTGCCGCCGCTATCGGGGTTTTGGTCTAAGGATGAAATCCTGCTAGAAGCCTATCAAGAAGGTCATTTTGTGGTTTATGGCGTGCTGTTGTTGACGGCCTTTATGACCGCCTTCTATATGTTCCGCCTGGTGTTTATGACCTTCTTTGGCAAAGCTCGTAACCCTGAGATTCATGCCCATGAGTCTCCCGCTTTGATGACCGTGCCCCTTTGGTGTCTCGCCATCGGTGCCATCTTTGTGGGTATTCCGGGCTCCCCCTTTATGAATAACTGGTTCCAAACCTTCTTGACCGGTGAGCACCATGCAGCTGCGATTGACTGGATGGTGATGGGAGCTTCGATTGCTGCCGGTGTTTTGGGTATTGGTCTAGCTGCAGTGCTTTACCTGGCTAAGCCTCAATGGCCCGTTGCGATCGCAAATACGTTCCGTCCTCTTTATCTGTTATCGATTAACCAATTCTGGATTGACGATATCTATTCCGTTTTAATCCTCAATCCCTTTCAAGCCTTTGGAGAATTCCTCTTTGGGTTTGATCGGCTCGTGATTGATGGCTTAGTCAACAGTTCAGCAACTGCCATGCAGAAAATGAGCCAAATCCAGCTTTGGATTGATCGCAACATTGTCGATGGGCTCGTTAATCTCACTGGCCGAGGCACCGTCATTGGCGGCGATATCCTCAAGCTGTTCCAAACGGGTTCTACCCAATTTTATTTACTGATTACTTGCGTTAGCGTTCTGGCCTTCCTGTCGGTTGAATTAACCTCAGGTTTCCAAGAACTTCCTTTGCTCAGAGAGGAGTTGTATGGCATCTCATCTTTTATCCTTGATAATATTTTCCCCGCTCGTTGGGGCGGTCATAATCCTTTTGCTCCCTAA
- the ftsH2 gene encoding ATP-dependent zinc metalloprotease FtsH2, translated as MKSSWKILLLWLLPSLLIVFFLWQSVFAPAATTTPEMSNAANSRMTYGRFLDYLEAGRIQKVDLFDGGQTAIIETTDVEIGGPVQRVRVALPGSAPQLIAKLREDKVDFDIHPDRNTGAVWGLLGNLIFPIFLIVGLFFIFRRSSNVPGGPGQAMNFGKSKARFQMEAQTGVMFDDVAGVEEAKEELEEVVTFLKKPEKFTAVGARIPKGVLLVGPPGTGKTLLAKAIAGEAGVPFFSISGSEFVEMFVGVGASRVRDLFKKAKENAPCIIFIDEIDAVGRQRGAGIGGGNDEREQTLNQLLTEMDGFEGNTGIIILAATNRPDVLDSALLRPGRFDRQVTVDAPDIKGRLEILSVHARDKKLAEEVSLKTIARRTPGFTGADLANLLNEAAILTARRRKEAITLSEIDDAVDRVVAGMEGTPLVDSKSKRLIAYHEIGHAIVGTLMKEHDPVQKVTLIPRGQAQGLTWFTPSDEQELVSRSQLKARMAGAMGGRAAEQVVFGDAEVTTGAGGDLQQVTGMARQMVTRFGMSDLGPLSLEGQQADVFLGRDLMSRSEYSDEIAGRIDAQVRELIQHAYEEAIHIVRDHRAAVDRLVDLLVEKETIDGDELRHILAEYTTVPEKERFVPQL; from the coding sequence ATGAAATCTTCTTGGAAAATACTTCTTCTGTGGCTTTTGCCATCTCTACTGATTGTGTTCTTCCTCTGGCAAAGTGTTTTTGCCCCTGCAGCCACTACCACGCCAGAAATGAGCAATGCTGCAAACTCACGGATGACCTACGGTCGGTTTCTTGACTATTTAGAAGCAGGTCGAATCCAGAAGGTCGACCTATTTGATGGTGGTCAAACCGCCATTATTGAGACAACAGACGTAGAAATTGGCGGTCCAGTTCAACGAGTTCGTGTCGCCCTTCCTGGGTCTGCACCTCAGCTCATTGCCAAGCTCAGAGAAGACAAGGTTGACTTTGACATTCACCCCGATCGCAATACAGGCGCTGTTTGGGGCTTGCTAGGTAACCTGATTTTCCCCATTTTCCTGATTGTGGGCCTCTTCTTTATCTTCCGACGGTCCAGCAACGTTCCCGGTGGACCAGGCCAAGCCATGAACTTTGGTAAGTCCAAAGCTCGCTTCCAAATGGAAGCCCAAACCGGAGTCATGTTTGATGACGTCGCGGGTGTCGAAGAAGCCAAAGAAGAACTCGAAGAAGTCGTCACCTTCCTGAAAAAACCTGAGAAATTCACCGCTGTTGGCGCTCGAATTCCTAAGGGTGTCTTGTTAGTGGGTCCTCCTGGAACAGGTAAGACTTTACTCGCCAAAGCCATTGCCGGTGAAGCAGGGGTTCCGTTCTTCAGTATTTCTGGTTCAGAATTTGTCGAAATGTTTGTGGGTGTCGGTGCCTCTCGGGTCCGCGACCTATTTAAGAAAGCCAAAGAAAACGCGCCTTGCATCATTTTTATCGATGAGATTGACGCCGTTGGTCGTCAGCGGGGTGCCGGTATCGGTGGTGGTAATGATGAACGGGAGCAAACCTTGAACCAGCTCTTAACAGAGATGGATGGTTTTGAAGGCAACACTGGAATTATTATTCTGGCAGCCACTAACCGCCCCGACGTCCTAGACAGTGCCCTCCTTCGTCCGGGTCGATTTGACCGTCAAGTTACTGTGGATGCCCCGGATATCAAGGGTCGTCTAGAAATCCTGTCCGTTCATGCTCGGGACAAGAAGCTGGCGGAAGAGGTTTCTCTAAAGACGATTGCCCGTCGTACTCCTGGCTTCACGGGCGCTGACTTAGCAAACCTGTTAAATGAAGCAGCCATTCTAACCGCGCGTCGTCGGAAAGAAGCTATTACTCTTTCTGAGATTGATGATGCCGTCGACCGTGTTGTTGCCGGTATGGAAGGCACCCCCTTAGTTGACAGCAAGAGCAAGCGACTGATTGCTTACCACGAGATTGGTCATGCCATTGTCGGTACGTTGATGAAAGAGCATGATCCGGTCCAAAAAGTCACCCTAATTCCTCGCGGCCAAGCCCAAGGTCTAACCTGGTTTACCCCGTCCGATGAACAGGAATTGGTATCGCGATCGCAACTCAAAGCCCGAATGGCAGGTGCCATGGGTGGGCGCGCTGCAGAGCAAGTGGTCTTTGGTGATGCCGAAGTTACCACGGGTGCAGGCGGTGACTTACAGCAAGTCACAGGTATGGCAAGGCAAATGGTGACTCGATTTGGTATGTCGGATTTAGGTCCCCTGTCCTTAGAGGGGCAGCAAGCGGATGTATTTCTCGGTCGAGATCTGATGTCCCGCTCTGAATATTCTGATGAGATTGCAGGTCGCATTGATGCCCAAGTGCGCGAACTGATTCAGCATGCTTACGAGGAAGCGATTCATATCGTCCGGGATCACCGAGCAGCGGTGGACCGATTGGTGGACCTCTTGGTGGAGAAGGAAACCATTGACGGTGATGAGCTACGACATATTCTGGCAGAGTACACAACTGTCCCTGAGAAGGAACGTTTCGTACCCCAGCTATAA
- a CDS encoding carbon-nitrogen hydrolase family protein, producing MKPYLAAAVQMTSLPDLHKNLAQATDLIELAVRRGAELVCLPENFSFLGDESAKIEQAETIGLESEKFIKTMAQRFQITILGGGYPVPAEAGKVYNTALLVAPDGSELARYHKVHLFDVELPDGNIYHESGIVLAGSEIPPIYASPKYGNLGMSVCYDVRFPEFYRALSKAGADVLFVPAAFTAFTGKDHWQVLLQARAIENTTYVIAPAQTGFHNSRRQSHGHALIVDPWGVVLADASIEPGVAVAAIEPSRLDQVRQQMPCLNHRVFG from the coding sequence ATGAAGCCCTACCTTGCTGCCGCAGTTCAAATGACCAGTTTGCCAGATTTACACAAAAATTTGGCACAAGCGACGGATTTAATTGAGCTAGCAGTGCGCCGCGGAGCCGAATTAGTATGTTTGCCTGAGAATTTTTCTTTTCTTGGAGATGAATCAGCCAAAATTGAGCAAGCTGAAACCATTGGTTTAGAATCTGAAAAATTTATCAAAACCATGGCTCAGCGCTTCCAAATTACGATTTTGGGAGGGGGCTACCCTGTGCCTGCAGAGGCAGGCAAAGTCTACAATACGGCTCTACTAGTAGCACCAGACGGGAGTGAACTAGCTCGATACCATAAAGTCCATCTCTTCGACGTCGAACTCCCTGACGGCAATATTTATCATGAGTCAGGCATTGTGCTCGCTGGCTCGGAAATCCCCCCCATTTACGCTTCCCCCAAATATGGCAACTTGGGTATGTCTGTCTGCTACGATGTTCGATTTCCTGAGTTTTATCGGGCCTTGTCTAAGGCTGGAGCAGACGTACTGTTTGTGCCAGCAGCATTCACAGCCTTTACGGGCAAAGATCACTGGCAAGTGTTACTCCAAGCCCGTGCCATTGAGAATACGACTTACGTTATCGCCCCAGCCCAAACCGGCTTCCACAACTCTCGTCGCCAATCCCATGGCCATGCTCTGATTGTCGATCCCTGGGGAGTTGTCTTAGCAGATGCCAGTATTGAGCCAGGAGTCGCTGTAGCCGCCATCGAACCCTCCCGTCTGGATCAAGTGCGGCAGCAAATGCCTTGTTTAAACCACCGCGTATTTGGTTAA
- a CDS encoding N-acetylmuramoyl-L-alanine amidase translates to MRHHLQTVHRQRRTTHSLRWLLPSLCGLFLSCLPAEAAQLQSWRFDQNQNRLEFTTDEEIRPRVQLIPNPTRLVVDLPGIVLGQRTLKQRLGSQFRSIRLGQVNAQTARIVVELDPAYTLDPQEVKVEGNSPTNWSINLPTPQRWQSSSETPDNSSTALAPAPLPPFQAVQPAPALSPKIVATKSPSPPLQIAQSSSGISDILVTVDGLFLPTKKSKPKVKVKRSRNKKEITFKISGTTISPQLAKTFTPGYHGIKSMTLKSVSDSEAELLLMVDRESPDWMASVSRFSGIVLLPKGGPSANRSARRPGTTVSLVSPNRPTPSTTANSRLNTVRRIDLGGRQLLIQADQPISYSTRWSGRAYQITINSAKLADDLRKPRLGSGSPLSDITVTESDSNTVTILAKPSTNVRVTGVQKLSNQSIALNLLRPGQRPITRIPSNPFPSTTPSPPPVTGRPVRGRKVIVIDPGHGGPDPGAIGIGGLRETNVVLDISLEVSRILQRQGVVVYLTRTREVDVDLPPRVSLAERVNATAFVSIHANAISMSRPDVNGLETYHAPGALLGSRLARTVHNTILRRLRMPDRRVRPARFYVIRKTSMPAILVETGFLTGAQDIVGLRNPAWRKQMAQAIAEGILNYLNGRYN, encoded by the coding sequence ATGCGCCACCATTTACAGACTGTCCATAGACAAAGGAGGACCACTCACTCGTTACGTTGGCTACTCCCCAGTCTATGCGGGCTCTTTCTCAGTTGCTTACCGGCGGAAGCAGCCCAACTTCAGTCTTGGCGGTTTGACCAAAATCAAAATCGATTGGAATTCACCACAGATGAAGAAATTCGGCCTCGGGTACAGCTCATTCCCAACCCCACTCGCTTAGTCGTCGATCTACCTGGGATTGTCCTAGGTCAGAGAACCTTAAAGCAACGTTTGGGAAGCCAGTTTCGCTCCATCCGCCTCGGACAAGTCAATGCACAAACCGCACGGATTGTAGTGGAATTAGATCCGGCTTATACCCTCGATCCACAGGAAGTCAAAGTGGAGGGGAATTCACCCACCAACTGGTCGATCAATTTACCCACTCCCCAGCGGTGGCAGTCCTCAAGTGAAACGCCTGACAATAGTTCCACAGCATTGGCTCCAGCCCCTCTACCCCCATTCCAGGCCGTTCAGCCAGCACCTGCTCTCTCACCAAAAATCGTCGCAACAAAATCTCCGTCTCCTCCCCTCCAAATTGCCCAAAGCTCATCGGGGATCAGTGATATTTTAGTGACCGTTGATGGTCTTTTCTTACCAACAAAGAAGAGTAAACCCAAAGTAAAAGTCAAGCGCAGCCGCAATAAAAAAGAGATCACATTCAAGATCTCTGGGACCACTATTTCCCCTCAACTGGCGAAGACCTTCACGCCGGGATATCACGGCATTAAAAGCATGACTTTGAAATCTGTCTCTGATTCAGAGGCGGAGCTGTTGCTAATGGTAGATCGAGAGAGTCCAGACTGGATGGCAAGTGTCAGTCGCTTCAGCGGCATTGTCCTGTTGCCCAAAGGTGGTCCATCGGCCAATCGTTCAGCTCGTCGTCCGGGGACAACCGTCAGTTTAGTTTCACCTAATCGCCCGACCCCTTCCACCACTGCAAATAGCCGACTGAATACGGTTCGCCGTATCGATTTAGGCGGTCGGCAGCTCCTTATTCAAGCCGATCAACCGATCTCTTACAGCACCCGTTGGTCTGGTCGGGCGTATCAAATTACCATTAATTCTGCCAAACTAGCAGATGACTTAAGAAAACCACGATTAGGGTCTGGCAGCCCCTTATCTGACATTACTGTTACGGAGTCAGATAGCAATACGGTTACTATTCTGGCCAAACCCAGTACCAATGTCAGAGTGACGGGGGTCCAGAAACTATCAAATCAGTCGATTGCCCTCAATCTCCTCCGACCCGGTCAACGTCCGATTACCCGCATTCCGAGTAATCCTTTTCCCTCAACAACCCCATCCCCCCCTCCTGTGACGGGTCGCCCCGTTCGTGGTCGAAAAGTGATTGTCATTGATCCTGGCCATGGAGGTCCCGATCCAGGTGCAATTGGCATTGGCGGTTTGCGGGAAACGAATGTGGTTTTGGATATTAGCTTAGAAGTCTCTCGAATTCTTCAGCGTCAGGGAGTGGTGGTTTATCTCACCCGAACACGGGAAGTGGATGTTGATCTGCCTCCCCGTGTCAGCCTGGCTGAGCGAGTGAATGCTACAGCTTTTGTCAGTATCCATGCCAATGCCATCAGTATGAGCCGTCCGGATGTAAATGGCCTAGAAACCTATCATGCGCCCGGCGCTCTCTTAGGATCCCGCTTAGCACGGACCGTTCATAACACTATTCTTCGTCGTTTAAGGATGCCGGATCGCCGAGTTCGTCCAGCCCGATTCTATGTGATTCGGAAGACCTCAATGCCAGCGA